One Xenopus tropicalis strain Nigerian chromosome 8, UCB_Xtro_10.0, whole genome shotgun sequence genomic window carries:
- the blvrb gene encoding flavin reductase (NADPH) isoform X2, giving the protein MAPKNIAIFGATGMTGSVTLAQALNAGYNVNVLVRDPARLPSGQNPTTVTVGDVLNKNDVLKTLKGQEAVVIVLGTRNDLGPTTMMSEGTQNIVEAMKLLGIRKVVACMSSFLLWDIAKVPPTLLPVTEDHIRMHQVLKDSGLDYVAVLPPHIAADKPFTGEYTVTVGTRGGNVISTHDLSHFFLQCLTTNEYNGKNVTLSRDYSNL; this is encoded by the exons ATGGCACctaaaaatattgccattttcGGGGCAACTGGAATGACTGGATCTGTGACACTGGCACAAGCTTTGAATGCag GATACAATGTAAATGTTCTGGTGAGAGACCCAGCCCGCCTCCCATCTGGACAAAATCCGACCACAGTCACAGTTGGAGACGtactaaataaaaatgatgtTCTGAAGACACTTAAGGGACAGGAAGCTGTAGTGATTGTATTGGGAACAAGGAATGACCTAG GGCCCACCACCATGATGTCAGAGGGGACTCAAAATATTGTGGAGGCAATGAAATTGCTTGGAATTCGCAAAGTGGTGGCTTGCATGTCAT CTTTTCTGCTGTGGGACATAGCCAAGGTCCCACCTACTTTGTTGCCAGTAACAGAGGATCACATACGAATGCACCAAGTTCTTAAGGACTCAGGCCTGGATTATGTGGCTGTGCTGCCTCCACATATTGCAG CTGACAAGCCATTTACTGGAGAGTACACAGTGACAGTCGGAACCCGTGGTGGCAATGTGATATCCACACATGACCTTAGTCATTTCTTCCTTCAGTGTCTGACAACAAATGAATATAATGGGAAAAATGTCACTTTATCCCGGGACTATTCTAACTTGTAA
- the blvrb gene encoding flavin reductase (NADPH) isoform X1, whose translation MAPKNIAIFGATGMTGSVTLAQALNAGNGTLILGYNVNVLVRDPARLPSGQNPTTVTVGDVLNKNDVLKTLKGQEAVVIVLGTRNDLGPTTMMSEGTQNIVEAMKLLGIRKVVACMSSFLLWDIAKVPPTLLPVTEDHIRMHQVLKDSGLDYVAVLPPHIAADKPFTGEYTVTVGTRGGNVISTHDLSHFFLQCLTTNEYNGKNVTLSRDYSNL comes from the exons ATGGCACctaaaaatattgccattttcGGGGCAACTGGAATGACTGGATCTGTGACACTGGCACAAGCTTTGAATGCaggtaatggcacactgattctgG GATACAATGTAAATGTTCTGGTGAGAGACCCAGCCCGCCTCCCATCTGGACAAAATCCGACCACAGTCACAGTTGGAGACGtactaaataaaaatgatgtTCTGAAGACACTTAAGGGACAGGAAGCTGTAGTGATTGTATTGGGAACAAGGAATGACCTAG GGCCCACCACCATGATGTCAGAGGGGACTCAAAATATTGTGGAGGCAATGAAATTGCTTGGAATTCGCAAAGTGGTGGCTTGCATGTCAT CTTTTCTGCTGTGGGACATAGCCAAGGTCCCACCTACTTTGTTGCCAGTAACAGAGGATCACATACGAATGCACCAAGTTCTTAAGGACTCAGGCCTGGATTATGTGGCTGTGCTGCCTCCACATATTGCAG CTGACAAGCCATTTACTGGAGAGTACACAGTGACAGTCGGAACCCGTGGTGGCAATGTGATATCCACACATGACCTTAGTCATTTCTTCCTTCAGTGTCTGACAACAAATGAATATAATGGGAAAAATGTCACTTTATCCCGGGACTATTCTAACTTGTAA
- the blvrb gene encoding flavin reductase (NADPH) translates to MSRFSGYNVNVLVRDPARLPSGQNPTTVTVGDVLNKNDVLKTLKGQEAVVIVLGTRNDLGPTTMMSEGTQNIVEAMKLLGIRKVVACMSSFLLWDIAKVPPTLLPVTEDHIRMHQVLKDSGLDYVAVLPPHIAADKPFTGEYTVTVGTRGGNVISTHDLSHFFLQCLTTNEYNGKNVTLSRDYSNL, encoded by the exons GATACAATGTAAATGTTCTGGTGAGAGACCCAGCCCGCCTCCCATCTGGACAAAATCCGACCACAGTCACAGTTGGAGACGtactaaataaaaatgatgtTCTGAAGACACTTAAGGGACAGGAAGCTGTAGTGATTGTATTGGGAACAAGGAATGACCTAG GGCCCACCACCATGATGTCAGAGGGGACTCAAAATATTGTGGAGGCAATGAAATTGCTTGGAATTCGCAAAGTGGTGGCTTGCATGTCAT CTTTTCTGCTGTGGGACATAGCCAAGGTCCCACCTACTTTGTTGCCAGTAACAGAGGATCACATACGAATGCACCAAGTTCTTAAGGACTCAGGCCTGGATTATGTGGCTGTGCTGCCTCCACATATTGCAG CTGACAAGCCATTTACTGGAGAGTACACAGTGACAGTCGGAACCCGTGGTGGCAATGTGATATCCACACATGACCTTAGTCATTTCTTCCTTCAGTGTCTGACAACAAATGAATATAATGGGAAAAATGTCACTTTATCCCGGGACTATTCTAACTTGTAA